The Chryseobacterium sp. 52 genome includes a region encoding these proteins:
- a CDS encoding sulfite exporter TauE/SafE family protein: MSEIIILFLGAISAGLLGSLTGLGGGVIIIPLLTLGFGVPMHYAIGASLISVIGTSSGAAVAFVKEGFTNMRIGMFLEIGTTAGAIMGALLSGMLNPNTIGIIFASILLLTVVLNLKGKPDHQEPLVKGSLEEKLKLYGTFPDKGVLKSYSARNTVPGFLMMMFAGAMSGLLGIGSGALKVLAMDNMMKLPFKVSTTTSNFMIGVTAVASALIYFQRGEIIPVIVAPVLIGVVVGSFIGSKTLMVSKTKKLKVFFAIVITILSVYMMYNGINKSFR; the protein is encoded by the coding sequence ATGTCAGAAATCATCATTCTCTTCCTCGGCGCCATTTCAGCCGGTCTTTTGGGTTCACTTACGGGTTTAGGAGGAGGAGTAATCATCATTCCTTTATTGACGCTGGGTTTCGGCGTTCCTATGCATTATGCAATTGGTGCTTCTTTAATATCGGTAATCGGTACATCTTCGGGTGCTGCGGTAGCTTTTGTAAAAGAAGGTTTTACCAATATGCGGATAGGAATGTTCCTGGAAATCGGTACTACTGCGGGAGCTATTATGGGAGCTTTGCTTTCCGGAATGCTTAATCCGAATACCATCGGGATCATCTTCGCAAGTATTCTTCTACTAACTGTTGTTTTAAATCTTAAAGGAAAACCTGACCATCAGGAACCTTTAGTAAAAGGAAGTCTCGAAGAAAAACTGAAACTGTACGGAACTTTTCCTGACAAAGGGGTTTTAAAAAGCTACTCTGCAAGAAATACGGTTCCCGGGTTTTTAATGATGATGTTTGCCGGTGCAATGTCCGGACTTTTAGGAATCGGTTCCGGTGCTCTTAAAGTTCTGGCGATGGACAATATGATGAAACTGCCATTTAAGGTTTCTACAACAACGAGTAACTTTATGATTGGGGTAACGGCTGTCGCCAGTGCTCTGATCTACTTCCAGCGGGGTGAGATCATTCCTGTAATCGTTGCTCCGGTACTGATTGGTGTGGTGGTAGGAAGTTTCATTGGTTCAAAAACCCTGATGGTATCCAAAACAAAGAAATTAAAAGTGTTTTTTGCCATTGTGATCACTATTTTATCAGTCTATATGATGTATAACGGTATCAATAAAAGCTTCAGATAA
- a CDS encoding 5-(carboxyamino)imidazole ribonucleotide synthase, which yields MKIGILGGGQLGRMLIQSALKYDDELYTLDPASDAPCNNISHFTQGNFNDYETVLNFGKDKDVVTIEIEHVNADALAELEKHGVKVVPNAAIIKTIQQKILQKEFYKTHDIPSPEFQVVWNSDEKIIMPLPFVQKMNTGGYDGKGVQVIKTEDDYQNLWKDASVIESLVDIYKELSVIVARNESGETNIFPVTEMVADPKLNLLDFNICPVFLSEEIQKQIDSVTEKFLNAVNSPGLFAIELFLDKEGKIWVNETAPRLHNSGHQSQEGNANSQFEQMYRVVKNLPLADTDAITYSGMLNLVGEEGYSGKVVYEGIEEVLRLPETYIHLYGKTETKPGRKMGHINVLADSREELMEKLVMVKSMVRVIAE from the coding sequence ATGAAAATAGGAATTTTAGGCGGCGGACAGCTAGGAAGAATGCTGATACAAAGCGCACTGAAATATGACGACGAATTGTATACGCTGGATCCGGCTTCTGATGCGCCCTGCAATAATATTTCCCACTTTACACAGGGAAATTTCAACGATTATGAAACGGTACTGAACTTTGGAAAAGACAAGGATGTCGTAACGATTGAAATAGAACATGTAAATGCTGATGCTCTTGCAGAGCTTGAAAAACACGGGGTAAAAGTAGTTCCGAATGCAGCCATCATTAAAACGATTCAGCAGAAAATCCTTCAGAAAGAATTCTATAAAACACACGATATTCCCAGTCCTGAATTTCAGGTGGTATGGAACAGTGATGAAAAGATCATCATGCCGTTGCCATTTGTACAGAAAATGAATACGGGTGGTTATGACGGAAAAGGTGTTCAGGTGATCAAAACAGAAGATGATTATCAAAACCTTTGGAAAGATGCATCAGTAATTGAAAGCCTTGTAGATATCTACAAAGAGCTTTCCGTAATCGTTGCCAGAAATGAAAGCGGTGAAACAAATATTTTTCCGGTAACCGAAATGGTAGCTGATCCTAAGTTAAACCTATTAGACTTTAATATCTGTCCTGTATTTTTAAGCGAAGAGATCCAGAAGCAGATTGATTCTGTTACGGAGAAGTTCCTGAATGCAGTTAATTCACCGGGGCTTTTTGCCATTGAACTGTTCTTGGATAAAGAAGGGAAAATCTGGGTAAATGAAACCGCGCCAAGACTTCACAATTCAGGTCACCAAAGCCAGGAAGGAAACGCTAATTCTCAGTTTGAGCAGATGTACCGGGTTGTGAAAAACCTGCCTCTTGCTGACACGGATGCAATCACATACAGTGGAATGCTTAACCTTGTAGGAGAAGAAGGCTACTCTGGAAAGGTAGTATACGAGGGAATAGAAGAAGTTCTTAGGCTGCCGGAAACGTACATTCACTTATACGGAAAAACTGAAACCAAACCCGGAAGAAAGATGGGGCACATCAATGTGCTGGCCGATTCCAGAGAAGAGCTGATGGAAAAGCTGGTCATGGTAAAAAGCATGGTAAGAGTAATTGCTGAATAA
- a CDS encoding DUF1543 domain-containing protein, with translation MKLFYIILGATPKGRNIEQHDVFFGIAENLKDLVPDMKDFWKEAEGKIHLDCHQEVKFADGYEVKIVEKTDQTSEDQLYFLNLGGYKKGFFEEFHEQHLMVGKSMGEIIKRAKATEFYATMGFEGAASHVDDKHGVDIDDIFNVNDILPEKMKEKYSIVLIKSEAENQENTMGLGYLNIDKIK, from the coding sequence ATGAAATTATTTTATATCATTCTCGGTGCAACGCCCAAAGGCAGGAATATCGAGCAGCATGACGTTTTTTTCGGGATCGCAGAAAACCTTAAAGATCTCGTTCCTGATATGAAGGATTTCTGGAAAGAAGCCGAAGGAAAGATTCATCTGGATTGTCATCAGGAAGTGAAATTTGCAGACGGATATGAAGTGAAGATCGTTGAAAAAACGGATCAGACATCCGAAGACCAACTCTACTTCCTTAATTTAGGAGGATATAAGAAAGGCTTTTTTGAAGAATTTCATGAACAGCATCTGATGGTAGGGAAATCAATGGGTGAAATCATTAAACGCGCAAAAGCTACGGAATTTTATGCAACGATGGGTTTTGAAGGGGCTGCAAGCCATGTTGATGATAAGCACGGTGTTGATATCGATGATATTTTCAATGTCAATGATATTTTGCCGGAAAAAATGAAAGAAAAATATTCCATTGTTCTGATAAAATCGGAAGCAGAAAATCAGGAAAATACAATGGGACTTGGATATTTAAATATTGATAAGATCAAATAA